Proteins co-encoded in one Amia ocellicauda isolate fAmiCal2 chromosome 11, fAmiCal2.hap1, whole genome shotgun sequence genomic window:
- the thoc3 gene encoding THO complex subunit 3, with protein sequence MASQYYQEMQESFRNNNKSREFPAHSAKVHSVAWSCDGRRLASGSFDKTASVFLLEKDRLVKENNYRGHGDSVDQLCWHPTNPDLFVTASGDKTIRIWDVRTTKCIATVNTKGENINICWSPDGQTIAVGNKDDVVTFIDAKTHRSRAEEQFKFEVNEISWNNDNDMFFLTNGNGCINILSYPELKPIQSINAHPSNCICIKFDPTGKYFATGSADALVSLWDVEELVCVRCFSRLDWPVRTLSFSHDGKMLASASEDHFIDIAEVETGEKLWEVQCESPTFTVAWHPKRPLLAYACDDKDGKYDSNREAGTVKLFGLPNDS encoded by the exons ATGGCGTCGCAGTACTACCAGGAGATGCAGGAGAGCttcagaaacaacaacaaaagccgCGAGTTCCCGGCCCACAGCGCCAAGGTGCACTCGGTGGCATGGAGCTGCGATGGCCGCAGGCTGGCATCGGGATCCTTCGATAAAACGGCCAGCGTGTTCCTGCTGGAGAAGGACCGCCTG GTGAAGGAGAATAACTACCGAGGGCATGGGGACAGCGTGGATCAGCTGTGTTGGCATCCCACCAACCCCGACCTCTTCGTCACGGCGTCTGGGGACAAGACCATCCGCATCTGGGACGTCCGGACCACGAAGTGCATCGCCACCGTCAACACTAAAG GGGAGAATATCAATATCTGTTGGAGTCCTGATGGCCAGACTATTGCGGTTGGGAACAAGGACGATGTCGTGACCTTCATCGATGCCAAAACGCATCGTTCCCGGGCTGAGGAGCAGTTCAAGTTTGAAGTGAATGAGATCTCGTGGAACAATGACAACGACATGTTTTTTCTGACCAATGGCAATGGCTGCATCAACATCCTTAG TTACCCTGAACTAAAGCCCATCCAGTCCATCAATGCACATCCTTCCAACTGTATCTGTATAAAGTTTGACCCGACGGGGAAGTACTTTGCCACGGGGAGCGCCGACGCACTCGTTAGCCTGTGGGACGTGGAGGAGCTCGTCTGTGTTCGCTGCTTCTCCAG GCTGGACTGGCCCGTCAGGACGCTGAGTTTCAGTCACGATGGCAAAATGCTGGCCTCGGCGTCGGAGGACCACTTCATTGACATCGCAGAAGTGGAGACGG GAGAGAAGCTATGGGAAGTGCAGTGCGAGTCGCCAACGTTCACGGTGGCTTGGCATCCTAAAAGGCCGTTGCTGGCATATGCCTGTGATGACAAAGATGGAAAATATGACAGCAACCGGGAAGCGGGCACAGTCAAGCTCTTTGGGCTGCCCAACGACTCCTGA
- the shtn3 gene encoding shootin-1 isoform X1, whose protein sequence is MLPCPSSPTPVKESEGEEEKEEQKVKKQCKRLTAERDEAERQLKHIKRVSQMVIEEVSVLQTQLEIEKSCRENAEALATKLNCENRKLKYLSLNTRPCLDELLPSISDCIALEEEAEPQDPSPDPYTQYQQQVKDLQETVSTLLDEKKQFACQLQDQRSQIEELTARIEKDQAEMKELHKTVEQQSKTIKRFNRVSLMATHEYEELREHLDLEHSLRQKAETYAHEMLVKQKEANRQSMILLQQADPSIQLLKALEDVANVTKTLEQERFQHQQKVKNLETELQESALRRQLSELQRQLELAEEEKREAEARIQQMEERNNSLESQVQGLLDVQKNQDSTPESAPGTAPPPAPPPAPPPPPPPPPPPPPPPPPPSRCNPLSSLIAIMRKSSKGSKGPLKTEPVAGGAVDDVKVKAVNEMMERIKHGVVLRPVKGQDTKRFGVKVSGGKKSPQPPPPEEKPQESAMDELKGILESVKKSPSRGFPEVLPGKKDSELEVILRRRRKQACDPEPGDDKEGQISKVSSSESLNARHSSDSGKETSLSCHGGSARSSLSERGVPDVVINGCCDSEEVEKGKSAVTSSQANGFGHTLLNRDRQGLQTAGSPEGPSPVNGTDAEC, encoded by the exons tttcccAAATGGTTATCGAAGAAGTAAGCGTATTGCAGACCCAGCTGGAGATCGAGAAGTCCTGCAGAGAAAATGCTGAAGCCTTGGCCACAAAG CTGAACTGTGAGAACAGGAAGCTGAAGTACCTGAGCTTGAATACAAGGCCCTGTTTGGATGAACTTCTCCCCAGTATTTCAGACTGCATTGCCCTGGAAGAGGAAGCAGAGCCCCAGGACCCGAGTCCCGACCCTTATACCCAGTACCAGCAACAGGTCAAAG ATCTGCAAGAGACTGTGAGCACTCTGCTGGATGAGAAGAAACAGTTTGCCTGCCAGCTGCAAGACCAGAGGAGCCAAATCGAAGAGCTGACTGCACGT ATTGAAAAGGATCAAGCCGAGATGAAGGAGCTCCACAAGACTGTCGAGCAGCAAAGCAAGACGATCAAGCGGTTCAACAGAG TGTCATTAATGGCTACCCACGAGTACGAGGAGCTGAGAGAGCATCTGGATCTGGAACACAGCCTGAGGCAGAAAGCTGAGACCTATGCACATGAG ATGCTGGTCAAACAGAAGGAAGCGAACAGACAGAGCATGATCCTCCTGCAGCAGGCCGACCCCAGCATTCAGCTGCTCAAGGCACTGGAGGACGTGGCCAATGTGACCAAGACCCTGGAGCAGGAGCGGTTCCAGCACCAGCAGAAG GTGAAAAACCTGGAGACGGAGCTCCAAGAGTCCGCCCTCCGCAGGCAGCTGTCCGAACTGCAGAGGCAGTTGGAGCTGGCCGAAGAGGAGAAGCGGGAGGCTGAAGCTCGGATCCAGCAGATGGAGGAGAGGAACAACAGCCTGGAGAGCCAAG TGCAGGGGCTGCTAGACGTGCAGAAAAACCAGGACTCCACCCCAGAGTCGGCTCCGGGGACGGCACCGCCACCAGCCCCACCTCCCGCGCCTCCTCCCCCGCCGCCTCCCCCGCCCCCACCGCCTCCACCGCCCCCTCCCCCCTCGCGCTGCAACCCCCTCAG CTCGCTCATTGCAATAATGAGAAAATCCTCAAAAGGCTCCAAGGGACCTCTGAAGACAGAGCCTGTGGCTG GGGGCGCAGTGGACGACGTGAAGGTGAAAGCAGTGAACGAGATGATGGAGAGGATTAAACACGGGGTTGTGCTGAGACCTGTCAAGGGCCAAGATACCAAG AGGTTTGGTGTGAAAgtaagtgggggaaaaaaatca CCTCAGCCCCCTCCCCCAGAAGAGAAACCGCAAGAGAGTGCAATGGATGAGCTAAAGGGCATTCTG GAGAGTGTCAAGAAGAGTCCAAGCAGAGGATTTCCGGAGGTGCTGCCGGGTAAGAAGGACAGTGAACTGGAAGTGATACTGAGGAGGCGAAGGAAACAAGCATGCGACCCTGAACCCGGAG ATGACAAGGAAGGTCAAATTAGCAAAGTTTCTTCTTCTGAGAGCCTGAATGCCAGACACAGCTCAGACTCGGGCAAGGAGACGTCTCTGTCCTGCCACGGGGGGAGCGCGCGCAGCTCGCTGTCCGAGAGAGGGGTTCCGGATGTGGTTATAAATGGCTGTTGCGACAG TGAAGAAGTAGAAAAGGGGAAATCGGCCGTGACAAGCTCTCAGGCGAATGGATTTGGCCATACTCTGCTAAACCGCGACAGACAAGGCCTCCAAACCGCAGGTTCACCTGAAGGCCCTAGCCCTGTGAACGGCACTGACGCAGAGTGTTAA
- the shtn3 gene encoding shootin-1 isoform X2, which produces MLPCPSSPTPVKESEGEEEKEEQKVKKQCKRLTAERDEAERQLKHIKRVSQMVIEEVSVLQTQLEIEKSCRENAEALATKLNCENRKLKYLSLNTRPCLDELLPSISDCIALEEEAEPQDPSPDPYTQYQQQVKDLQETVSTLLDEKKQFACQLQDQRSQIEELTARIEKDQAEMKELHKTVEQQSKTIKRFNRVSLMATHEYEELREHLDLEHSLRQKAETYAHEMLVKQKEANRQSMILLQQADPSIQLLKALEDVANVTKTLEQERFQHQQKVKNLETELQESALRRQLSELQRQLELAEEEKREAEARIQQMEERNNSLESQVQGLLDVQKNQDSTPESAPGTAPPPAPPPAPPPPPPPPPPPPPPPPPPSRCNPLSSLIAIMRKSSKGSKGPLKTEPVAGGAVDDVKVKAVNEMMERIKHGVVLRPVKGQDTKRFGVKPQPPPPEEKPQESAMDELKGILESVKKSPSRGFPEVLPGKKDSELEVILRRRRKQACDPEPGDDKEGQISKVSSSESLNARHSSDSGKETSLSCHGGSARSSLSERGVPDVVINGCCDSEEVEKGKSAVTSSQANGFGHTLLNRDRQGLQTAGSPEGPSPVNGTDAEC; this is translated from the exons tttcccAAATGGTTATCGAAGAAGTAAGCGTATTGCAGACCCAGCTGGAGATCGAGAAGTCCTGCAGAGAAAATGCTGAAGCCTTGGCCACAAAG CTGAACTGTGAGAACAGGAAGCTGAAGTACCTGAGCTTGAATACAAGGCCCTGTTTGGATGAACTTCTCCCCAGTATTTCAGACTGCATTGCCCTGGAAGAGGAAGCAGAGCCCCAGGACCCGAGTCCCGACCCTTATACCCAGTACCAGCAACAGGTCAAAG ATCTGCAAGAGACTGTGAGCACTCTGCTGGATGAGAAGAAACAGTTTGCCTGCCAGCTGCAAGACCAGAGGAGCCAAATCGAAGAGCTGACTGCACGT ATTGAAAAGGATCAAGCCGAGATGAAGGAGCTCCACAAGACTGTCGAGCAGCAAAGCAAGACGATCAAGCGGTTCAACAGAG TGTCATTAATGGCTACCCACGAGTACGAGGAGCTGAGAGAGCATCTGGATCTGGAACACAGCCTGAGGCAGAAAGCTGAGACCTATGCACATGAG ATGCTGGTCAAACAGAAGGAAGCGAACAGACAGAGCATGATCCTCCTGCAGCAGGCCGACCCCAGCATTCAGCTGCTCAAGGCACTGGAGGACGTGGCCAATGTGACCAAGACCCTGGAGCAGGAGCGGTTCCAGCACCAGCAGAAG GTGAAAAACCTGGAGACGGAGCTCCAAGAGTCCGCCCTCCGCAGGCAGCTGTCCGAACTGCAGAGGCAGTTGGAGCTGGCCGAAGAGGAGAAGCGGGAGGCTGAAGCTCGGATCCAGCAGATGGAGGAGAGGAACAACAGCCTGGAGAGCCAAG TGCAGGGGCTGCTAGACGTGCAGAAAAACCAGGACTCCACCCCAGAGTCGGCTCCGGGGACGGCACCGCCACCAGCCCCACCTCCCGCGCCTCCTCCCCCGCCGCCTCCCCCGCCCCCACCGCCTCCACCGCCCCCTCCCCCCTCGCGCTGCAACCCCCTCAG CTCGCTCATTGCAATAATGAGAAAATCCTCAAAAGGCTCCAAGGGACCTCTGAAGACAGAGCCTGTGGCTG GGGGCGCAGTGGACGACGTGAAGGTGAAAGCAGTGAACGAGATGATGGAGAGGATTAAACACGGGGTTGTGCTGAGACCTGTCAAGGGCCAAGATACCAAG AGGTTTGGTGTGAAA CCTCAGCCCCCTCCCCCAGAAGAGAAACCGCAAGAGAGTGCAATGGATGAGCTAAAGGGCATTCTG GAGAGTGTCAAGAAGAGTCCAAGCAGAGGATTTCCGGAGGTGCTGCCGGGTAAGAAGGACAGTGAACTGGAAGTGATACTGAGGAGGCGAAGGAAACAAGCATGCGACCCTGAACCCGGAG ATGACAAGGAAGGTCAAATTAGCAAAGTTTCTTCTTCTGAGAGCCTGAATGCCAGACACAGCTCAGACTCGGGCAAGGAGACGTCTCTGTCCTGCCACGGGGGGAGCGCGCGCAGCTCGCTGTCCGAGAGAGGGGTTCCGGATGTGGTTATAAATGGCTGTTGCGACAG TGAAGAAGTAGAAAAGGGGAAATCGGCCGTGACAAGCTCTCAGGCGAATGGATTTGGCCATACTCTGCTAAACCGCGACAGACAAGGCCTCCAAACCGCAGGTTCACCTGAAGGCCCTAGCCCTGTGAACGGCACTGACGCAGAGTGTTAA